A region of Necator americanus strain Aroian chromosome I, whole genome shotgun sequence DNA encodes the following proteins:
- a CDS encoding hypothetical protein (NECATOR_CHRI.G159.T2), with protein sequence MVDCPHISGSVCIAAVNLSQLQILREFNDVDYGIRTSSRMQRKSCREGTEKALWNCVTCDSSESPWLCLACGLIFCGRFVNAHGIKHHNEMKHPRHCVVMNCHTYEVFCYVCDDFVGDDTEDGKISSVRHSLAYFNRTRCADHSYSSQLYITSQESSFYDAEDSVDLTTEEEDEEAISRAVAERVVQLDEDSGSVPEDEGRPARVPPGSVHSNNIPDLGVNRSGPLIGGRALRPRKRKQSFTLSPSSSPPRNHDPDYAVGKQARFRPELRGLKNLGNTCFMNSVIQALNTTDVFRGYLTQLPLLQPDDDDNDEHQPLASPRYNTRRAALAVNSPTTTTSTTTPTVLAEELRKVLIRLGDIRHDQAVSPDEFFQSVWKISPRFRGYHQQDAHEFLRCTMDRLHSELRRCRIPESVDQWLAAVCGGSESPNGSAVTTLFEGSLQSQVVCLTCHTASNKHDPFLDLSLDIFVPAANGRASNVRLSECIKRFFAKEELDHCEQYMCSNCKDKRPSTKQLFLRVLPNVLCLHLKRFRWSHFNRGKLDNMVDFPLNGLDITPFMAQCTASRVTEHSGSITFDLTSVVVHHGSGVTSGHYTTYGQRDGHWYHFNDASVKACSEQTVLKQKAYLLFYTRSTRRRS encoded by the exons tgaGAAGGCCCTCTGGAACTGCGTGACGTGCGATTCATCGGAAAGTCCATGGTTGTGCCTGGCGTGTGGTCTCATTTTTTGCGGTCGCTTCGTGAATGCACACGGCATTAAACATcacaatgaaatgaaacatcCACGTCATTGCGTGGTTATGAATTGTCATACATACGAAGTGTTTTG CTATGTCTGTGATGACTTTGTCGGTGATGACACTGAAGATGGCAAGATCTCCTCTGTTCGGCACTCGCTGGCTTACTTCAACAGGACAAG ATGTGCTGACCACAGCTACTCGTCTCAGCTCTACATCACCAGTCAAGAGAGCTCGTTCTATGATGCTGAAGATTCAGTAGATCTCACAACAGAAGAAGAGGATGAGGAAGCTATTAGTCGAGCTGTTGCGGAGAg gGTCGTTCAGCTTGATGAGGATAGTGGATCCGTCCCGGAAGACGAAGGACGTCCCGCTCGAGTACCACCTGGATCAGTTCATTCAAACAACATACCGGATCTAGGTGTGAATAGATCCGGCCCGCTTATTGGTGGAAGAGCTTTACGTCCACGAAAACGCAAA CAGAGCTTCACTCTCTCTCCATCAAGTTCTCCGCCACGCAATCATGATCCTGACTATGCTGTTGGGAAACAGGCTCGATTTCGACCAGAACTTCGAGGATTGAAGAATCTCGGCAATACGTGCTTCATGAATTCGGTGATCCAGGCATTGAA TACAACAGATGTGTTTCGTGGATATCTGACGCAGCTCCCGCTTCTCCAACCAGACGATGACGACAATGATGAGCATCAGCCATTGGCCAGTCCACGCTATAATACTAGACGAGCTGCTTTGGCTGTAAACTCTCCAACAACGACGACGTCAACCACAACACCAAC AGTACTTGCTGAAGAGTTACGTAAAGTCCTGATCAGGCTTGGTGACATCAGACATGATCAAGCCGTCTCACCTGACGAGTTCTTTCAATCTGTATGGAAAATCTCGCCAAGGTTCAG AGGATACCACCAGCAAGATGCACACGAGTTCCTAAGGTGCACTATGGATAGGCTCCATTCCGAGCTGAGAAGGTGTCGAATTCCGGAATCTGTAGATCAGTGGCTAGCGGCTGTTTGCGGTGGAAGTGAATCGCCAAATGGCTCAGCTGTTACAACACTGTTTGAAGGATCTCTGCAAAGTCAGGTAGTGTGCCTGACGTGTCACACTGCTAGTAATAAGCATGACCCGTTTCTAG atttatcCCTGGATATATTCGTTCCGGCCGCGAACGGAAGGGCAAGTAACGTGCGGTTGTCAGAGTGCATTAAGCGATTTTTTGCTAAGGAAGAGTTGGATCACTGCGAACAATATATGTGCAGCAACTGCAAGGATAAGCGACCTTCTACCAAGCAGCTTTTTCTTCGGGTTTTGCCTAAT GTGTTATGCCTCCATCTGAAGCGATTTCGGTGGTCCCACTTCAACCGAGGGAAACTCGATAATATGGTCGATTTCCCATTGAATGGCCTAGATATTACGCCGTTTATGGCAcag TGCACTGCATCACGGGTTACTGAGCATTCTGGAAGTATCACCTTTGACTTGACTTCGGTTGTTGTCCACCATGGATCAGG agtCACATCGGGCCATTATACGACGTACGGTCAGAGGGACGGTCATTGGTACCATTTCAATGACGCATCCGTTAAAGCATGCTCTGAACAGACAGTTCTGAAACAAAAGGCTTACCTTTTGTTCTACACTCGATCTACCCGACGTCGATCATGA
- a CDS encoding hypothetical protein (NECATOR_CHRI.G159.T1) translates to MVDCPHISGSVCIAAVNLSQLQILREFNDVDYGIRTSSRMQRKSCREGTEKALWNCVTCDSSESPWLCLACGLIFCGRFVNAHGIKHHNEMKHPRHCVVMNCHTYEVFCYVCDDFVGDDTEDGKISSVRHSLAYFNRTRCADHSYSSQLYITSQESSFYDAEDSVDLTTEEEDEEAISRAVAERVVQLDEDSGSVPEDEGRPARVPPGSVHSNNIPDLGVNRSGPLIGGRALRPRKRKSFTLSPSSSPPRNHDPDYAVGKQARFRPELRGLKNLGNTCFMNSVIQALNTTDVFRGYLTQLPLLQPDDDDNDEHQPLASPRYNTRRAALAVNSPTTTTSTTTPTVLAEELRKVLIRLGDIRHDQAVSPDEFFQSVWKISPRFRGYHQQDAHEFLRCTMDRLHSELRRCRIPESVDQWLAAVCGGSESPNGSAVTTLFEGSLQSQVVCLTCHTASNKHDPFLDLSLDIFVPAANGRASNVRLSECIKRFFAKEELDHCEQYMCSNCKDKRPSTKQLFLRVLPNVLCLHLKRFRWSHFNRGKLDNMVDFPLNGLDITPFMAQCTASRVTEHSGSITFDLTSVVVHHGSGVTSGHYTTYGQRDGHWYHFNDASVKACSEQTVLKQKAYLLFYTRSTRRRS, encoded by the exons tgaGAAGGCCCTCTGGAACTGCGTGACGTGCGATTCATCGGAAAGTCCATGGTTGTGCCTGGCGTGTGGTCTCATTTTTTGCGGTCGCTTCGTGAATGCACACGGCATTAAACATcacaatgaaatgaaacatcCACGTCATTGCGTGGTTATGAATTGTCATACATACGAAGTGTTTTG CTATGTCTGTGATGACTTTGTCGGTGATGACACTGAAGATGGCAAGATCTCCTCTGTTCGGCACTCGCTGGCTTACTTCAACAGGACAAG ATGTGCTGACCACAGCTACTCGTCTCAGCTCTACATCACCAGTCAAGAGAGCTCGTTCTATGATGCTGAAGATTCAGTAGATCTCACAACAGAAGAAGAGGATGAGGAAGCTATTAGTCGAGCTGTTGCGGAGAg gGTCGTTCAGCTTGATGAGGATAGTGGATCCGTCCCGGAAGACGAAGGACGTCCCGCTCGAGTACCACCTGGATCAGTTCATTCAAACAACATACCGGATCTAGGTGTGAATAGATCCGGCCCGCTTATTGGTGGAAGAGCTTTACGTCCACGAAAACGCAAA AGCTTCACTCTCTCTCCATCAAGTTCTCCGCCACGCAATCATGATCCTGACTATGCTGTTGGGAAACAGGCTCGATTTCGACCAGAACTTCGAGGATTGAAGAATCTCGGCAATACGTGCTTCATGAATTCGGTGATCCAGGCATTGAA TACAACAGATGTGTTTCGTGGATATCTGACGCAGCTCCCGCTTCTCCAACCAGACGATGACGACAATGATGAGCATCAGCCATTGGCCAGTCCACGCTATAATACTAGACGAGCTGCTTTGGCTGTAAACTCTCCAACAACGACGACGTCAACCACAACACCAAC AGTACTTGCTGAAGAGTTACGTAAAGTCCTGATCAGGCTTGGTGACATCAGACATGATCAAGCCGTCTCACCTGACGAGTTCTTTCAATCTGTATGGAAAATCTCGCCAAGGTTCAG AGGATACCACCAGCAAGATGCACACGAGTTCCTAAGGTGCACTATGGATAGGCTCCATTCCGAGCTGAGAAGGTGTCGAATTCCGGAATCTGTAGATCAGTGGCTAGCGGCTGTTTGCGGTGGAAGTGAATCGCCAAATGGCTCAGCTGTTACAACACTGTTTGAAGGATCTCTGCAAAGTCAGGTAGTGTGCCTGACGTGTCACACTGCTAGTAATAAGCATGACCCGTTTCTAG atttatcCCTGGATATATTCGTTCCGGCCGCGAACGGAAGGGCAAGTAACGTGCGGTTGTCAGAGTGCATTAAGCGATTTTTTGCTAAGGAAGAGTTGGATCACTGCGAACAATATATGTGCAGCAACTGCAAGGATAAGCGACCTTCTACCAAGCAGCTTTTTCTTCGGGTTTTGCCTAAT GTGTTATGCCTCCATCTGAAGCGATTTCGGTGGTCCCACTTCAACCGAGGGAAACTCGATAATATGGTCGATTTCCCATTGAATGGCCTAGATATTACGCCGTTTATGGCAcag TGCACTGCATCACGGGTTACTGAGCATTCTGGAAGTATCACCTTTGACTTGACTTCGGTTGTTGTCCACCATGGATCAGG agtCACATCGGGCCATTATACGACGTACGGTCAGAGGGACGGTCATTGGTACCATTTCAATGACGCATCCGTTAAAGCATGCTCTGAACAGACAGTTCTGAAACAAAAGGCTTACCTTTTGTTCTACACTCGATCTACCCGACGTCGATCATGA